One Setaria viridis chromosome 3, Setaria_viridis_v4.0, whole genome shotgun sequence DNA window includes the following coding sequences:
- the LOC117849903 gene encoding protein OXIDATIVE STRESS 3 LIKE 1, translating to MSFRLGGAVGREEGDEELFETASYVSGGEESDADEGDHFPDSGAAGQGDQDHQRLFVPQPLRRMNSDSIYDMASMMSQLPAKKGLSRYYEGKSQSFACMSEVRCLEDLRKKDNPYQQKIKSCKSYVALGGMAKKPSSGSCANLSLAAASGFRTTPIQNGYHQ from the exons ATGAGCTTCAGGCTTGGGGGCGCGGTGGGGCGCGAGGAGGGGGACGAGGAGCTGTTCGAGACGGCGTCGTACGTCTCCGGCGGCGAGGAGTCCGACGCCGACGAGGGGGACCACTTCCCTGACAGCGGCGCTGCTGGGCAGGGCGACCAGGACCACCAGCGCTTGTTCGTGCCGCAGCCGCTCCGGAGGATGAACTCGGACAGCATCTACGACATGGCGTCCATGATGTCGCAGCTCCCAGCCAA GAAGGGCCTGTCGCGGTACTACGAGGGCAAGTCCCAGTCGTTCGCGTGCATGTCGGAGGTGCGCTGCCTGGAGGACCTGCGCAAGAAGGACAACCCCTACCAGCAGAAGATCAAGTCCTGCAAGAGCTACGTCGCGCTGGGAGGGATGGCAAAGAAGCCCTCCTCAGGCTCCTGCGCCAACCTCAGCCTCGCGGCCGCCAGCGGGTTCAGGACGACGCCGATTCAGAACGGATACCATCAGTAG